Proteins from one Haloarchaeobius litoreus genomic window:
- a CDS encoding alkaline phosphatase family protein, which yields MLRTDVAASLRDRFEDDGYLFPDYDGYCFSNLPGSVASLLDAAAGRTLPADTFDGVDTDGIETVLVVLVDGFGWTQWQREREHHAFLDRLTDTARVTPLTSIYPSETAAAITTFHTGALPAEHGVVGWNVHDPGFEETFEALPFLTKEGVPPTGLGPDEVFDADAIYPALSEQGVEAHHVVPFDETYEGATAHTYGALDELPGQLRTAVDAADGRSYCFCYIPHVDHEGHRTGTRSDAYRDTVAEVFDVLERSLAGLDDETREGTLLLVTADHGHVDTDPERNVNLDEDAALVDALERDRKGERVRFAGSPRNVQLHLQRGRVEATADRLASSLDARVYTQEQVLEAQLFGDVKSSETFLRRLGDVTLTHRELGTWWGDHEAEELSLVGMHGGLHPEEMLTEVAAVRLAELS from the coding sequence ATGCTCCGGACGGATGTCGCGGCATCGCTGCGGGACCGGTTCGAGGACGATGGCTACCTCTTTCCGGACTACGACGGCTACTGCTTCTCGAACCTGCCGGGCTCGGTCGCGTCGCTGCTCGACGCCGCCGCCGGCCGAACGCTCCCGGCGGACACCTTCGATGGCGTCGACACCGATGGCATCGAGACGGTGCTCGTCGTGTTGGTCGACGGCTTCGGCTGGACGCAGTGGCAGCGCGAGCGCGAGCACCACGCGTTCCTCGACCGCCTCACCGACACGGCACGGGTGACGCCGCTCACCTCCATCTACCCGAGCGAGACCGCGGCCGCCATCACGACGTTCCACACCGGCGCGCTCCCGGCCGAGCACGGCGTCGTCGGCTGGAACGTCCACGACCCCGGGTTCGAGGAGACGTTCGAGGCGCTTCCGTTCCTGACGAAAGAGGGGGTCCCGCCGACCGGGCTGGGGCCTGACGAGGTGTTCGACGCCGACGCGATCTACCCGGCGCTGTCCGAGCAGGGCGTCGAAGCCCACCACGTCGTTCCGTTCGACGAGACGTACGAGGGCGCGACGGCGCACACCTACGGTGCGCTGGACGAGCTGCCCGGGCAGCTTCGGACCGCGGTCGACGCCGCCGATGGGCGGTCGTACTGCTTCTGCTACATCCCGCACGTCGACCACGAGGGACATCGGACGGGGACGCGCTCGGATGCGTACCGCGACACGGTCGCCGAGGTGTTCGACGTGCTAGAGCGGTCGCTCGCCGGCCTCGACGACGAGACGCGCGAGGGGACGCTGTTGCTGGTGACGGCTGACCACGGACACGTGGACACGGACCCCGAACGGAACGTGAACCTGGACGAGGATGCAGCGTTGGTCGACGCGCTGGAGCGCGATAGAAAGGGAGAACGCGTCCGCTTTGCCGGGAGTCCACGCAACGTCCAGCTTCACTTGCAACGGGGGCGTGTGGAGGCGACGGCCGACCGACTGGCGTCGTCGCTCGACGCTCGCGTCTACACACAGGAGCAGGTGTTGGAGGCGCAGCTGTTTGGCGACGTGAAGTCGTCGGAGACGTTCCTACGGCGGCTCGGCGACGTGACGCTGACGCACCGCGAGCTCGGCACGTGGTGGGGCGACCACGAGGCCGAGGAACTCTCGCTGGTCGGGATGCATGGAGGGTTGCACCCCGAGGAGATGTTGACCGAGGTCGCGGCCGTCAGGCTCGCCGAGCTATCGTGA
- the aroC gene encoding chorismate synthase gives MNGNRFGRLFQMTTFGESHGEAMGVTVSGCPAGLALSEEDVQAELDRRKPGQSHITTSRGEPDAVSIKSGVQDGYTTGTPIGMVIENKDARSGKYEPFITAPRPSHGDFTYSAKFGTRNWGGGGRSSARETVNWVAAGAIAKKILATEGVEVRAHVNQIGDVEAPEVSWEELGEHTEENEVRCAHPETAERMRDLIDEYQEAGDSIGGSVYFETRGVPRGLGAPRFDGVPSRLGQAFMSIPATTAFEFGLGREARGVAGIDRNEDWEFDEDGDPVPVGNDHGGLQGGITTGEPIYGEITWHAPTSIPKEQTTVDWETGEEKQVQVIGRHDPVLPPRAVPVVESMVACTILDFMLLGGRINPDRLDGQPGEYDTDYHPSQPE, from the coding sequence ATGAACGGCAATCGTTTCGGTCGTCTGTTCCAGATGACCACGTTCGGGGAGAGCCACGGCGAGGCGATGGGCGTGACAGTCTCCGGCTGTCCCGCCGGCCTGGCGCTCTCGGAGGAGGACGTACAGGCGGAGCTGGACCGCCGCAAGCCCGGCCAGTCCCACATCACGACGAGTCGCGGCGAGCCGGACGCGGTCTCCATCAAGTCGGGCGTGCAGGACGGCTACACGACGGGAACGCCCATCGGGATGGTCATCGAGAACAAGGACGCCCGCTCGGGCAAGTACGAGCCGTTCATCACGGCTCCACGGCCGAGCCACGGCGACTTCACGTACTCCGCGAAGTTCGGGACGCGGAACTGGGGCGGCGGCGGGCGCTCGTCGGCCCGGGAGACGGTGAACTGGGTCGCAGCGGGGGCCATCGCGAAGAAGATCCTCGCGACGGAGGGGGTAGAGGTCCGGGCGCACGTCAACCAGATCGGCGACGTCGAGGCCCCCGAGGTGTCGTGGGAGGAGCTGGGCGAGCACACCGAGGAGAACGAGGTCCGCTGTGCGCATCCCGAGACCGCCGAGCGGATGCGGGACCTGATCGACGAGTACCAGGAGGCGGGCGACTCCATCGGCGGGAGCGTCTACTTCGAGACGCGGGGCGTGCCTCGCGGGCTCGGCGCGCCGCGGTTCGACGGCGTCCCGTCGCGGCTCGGACAGGCGTTCATGTCCATCCCGGCGACGACCGCCTTCGAGTTCGGTCTGGGACGGGAGGCCCGCGGGGTCGCCGGCATCGACCGGAACGAGGACTGGGAGTTCGACGAGGACGGCGACCCGGTCCCGGTCGGCAACGACCACGGGGGCCTGCAGGGCGGCATCACGACGGGCGAGCCCATCTACGGCGAGATAACGTGGCACGCGCCCACGTCCATTCCGAAGGAGCAGACGACGGTCGACTGGGAGACGGGCGAGGAGAAGCAGGTGCAGGTCATCGGCCGCCACGACCCCGTGCTGCCGCCGCGGGCGGTGCCCGTCGTCGAGTCGATGGTGGCGTGTACGATACTCGACTTCATGCTGCTCGGGGGCCGCATCAACCCGGACCGGCTGGACGGCCAGCCGGGCGAGTACGATACCGACTACCACCCGAGCCAGCCCGAGTAG
- a CDS encoding 2-oxoacid:acceptor oxidoreductase subunit alpha: MTDDELIWRIAGGSGDGIDSTSQNFAKALMRSGLDIFTHRHYPSRIRGGHTYVEIRAAGHEVQSRGDGYNFLLALGDSFARNPKEEAVYGDEEIKPLSENLDELREGGVIVYDSGLLEEDDVAELDLDERAEENDWHVFPINLRGMAKEHGREVMRNTAGVGVTAALLEMDLEHIENLMTDAMSGDVLEANLSILRDAYKMAQEEYEFEHDVRAPTGEHDEEQVLVSGSNAIAYGAIDEGCRFIAGYPMTPWTDVFTIMTQNLPKMGGISEQVEDEIAAAALAVGASHAGAKAMSGSSGGGFALMSEPLGLAEMTETPLVLVESMRAGPSTGMPTKPEQADLEHVLYTSQGDSQRVVFAPGNIEEAYDQTRMAFHVAYEYQIPTILIYDQKLSGENKNVDESFFDREPNPTLGSTLTEEELKEAAHEASGKFMRFQSDPDETENGVSPRSLPGQKGGRYLASGNEHWPSGHIAEDPDNRVLQMDRRKRKIESIRRELDEEHDSQQTYFGDEDADLGIITWGSQQGTVEEAVERLNDNGHSVKGIGVSDMMPFPEGEMTEFLESVDEALVVEMNASAQFRGLLQKELGRYGPKLTSMLKYNGNPFEPGEIVEGFEIRLGGDSAEPTAQVRFEPAAGD, from the coding sequence ATGACTGACGACGAACTTATCTGGCGGATCGCAGGCGGTTCCGGTGACGGGATCGACTCGACGAGCCAGAACTTCGCGAAGGCCCTGATGCGGTCGGGGCTCGACATCTTCACGCATCGCCACTACCCGTCTCGCATCCGTGGTGGCCATACGTACGTGGAGATTCGAGCGGCAGGGCACGAGGTACAGTCCCGCGGTGACGGCTACAACTTCCTGCTCGCGCTGGGCGACTCGTTCGCGCGGAACCCGAAGGAGGAGGCCGTCTACGGCGACGAGGAGATCAAACCGCTCTCGGAGAACCTCGACGAACTCCGCGAGGGCGGGGTCATCGTCTACGACTCCGGGCTGCTGGAGGAGGACGACGTTGCCGAGCTGGATCTGGACGAGCGTGCCGAGGAGAACGACTGGCACGTCTTCCCCATCAACCTCCGCGGCATGGCCAAGGAGCACGGCCGCGAGGTCATGCGGAACACGGCCGGCGTCGGCGTCACGGCCGCGCTGCTCGAGATGGACCTTGAGCACATCGAGAACCTGATGACGGACGCCATGTCCGGCGACGTCCTCGAGGCGAACCTCTCCATCCTGCGCGATGCCTACAAGATGGCCCAGGAGGAGTACGAGTTCGAGCACGACGTGCGCGCCCCAACGGGCGAGCACGACGAGGAACAGGTCCTCGTCTCCGGCTCGAACGCCATCGCCTACGGTGCCATCGACGAGGGCTGCCGGTTCATCGCCGGCTACCCGATGACGCCGTGGACCGACGTGTTCACCATCATGACCCAGAACCTGCCGAAGATGGGCGGCATCTCCGAGCAGGTCGAGGACGAGATTGCCGCGGCGGCACTCGCGGTCGGTGCGAGCCACGCCGGCGCGAAGGCCATGTCCGGCTCGTCCGGCGGTGGATTCGCGCTGATGTCCGAGCCGCTCGGCCTCGCCGAGATGACGGAGACGCCGCTCGTGCTCGTCGAGTCCATGCGTGCCGGGCCGTCGACCGGGATGCCGACGAAGCCCGAGCAGGCCGACCTGGAACACGTCCTCTACACCTCCCAGGGTGACTCCCAGCGCGTCGTCTTCGCGCCGGGGAACATCGAGGAGGCGTACGACCAGACCCGGATGGCGTTCCACGTCGCCTACGAGTACCAGATTCCGACCATCCTCATCTACGACCAGAAGCTCTCCGGCGAGAACAAGAACGTCGACGAGAGCTTCTTCGACCGCGAGCCGAACCCGACGCTCGGGTCGACGCTCACGGAGGAGGAGCTGAAGGAGGCCGCCCACGAGGCGTCGGGCAAGTTCATGCGCTTCCAGTCGGACCCCGACGAGACCGAGAACGGCGTCAGCCCACGCTCCCTGCCGGGGCAGAAGGGCGGCCGCTACCTCGCGTCGGGTAACGAGCACTGGCCGTCGGGCCACATCGCCGAGGACCCGGACAACCGCGTCCTCCAGATGGACCGGCGTAAGCGCAAGATCGAGTCCATCCGACGGGAGCTCGACGAGGAGCACGACTCCCAGCAGACGTACTTCGGCGACGAGGACGCCGACCTGGGTATCATCACCTGGGGCTCCCAGCAGGGCACCGTCGAGGAGGCCGTCGAACGCCTCAACGACAACGGCCACTCCGTCAAGGGCATCGGCGTCTCCGACATGATGCCGTTCCCCGAGGGCGAGATGACCGAGTTCCTGGAGAGCGTCGACGAGGCGCTCGTCGTCGAGATGAACGCCTCGGCCCAGTTCCGCGGCCTGCTCCAGAAGGAGCTGGGCCGGTACGGGCCGAAGCTCACCTCGATGCTCAAGTACAACGGGAACCCGTTCGAGCCCGGCGAGATCGTCGAGGGGTTCGAGATCCGCCTCGGCGGCGACTCGGCCGAACCGACAGCACAGGTGCGATTCGAACCAGCAGCAGGTGATTAG
- a CDS encoding thiamine pyrophosphate-dependent enzyme: MSAFNAIGEEREIDRDEFTPGNEPQPTWCPGCGDFGVLKALKQALPEVGRNPEEVLTVTGIGCSGKLNSYLDSYGFHTIHGRSLPVARAAKLANPELEVVAAGGDGDGYGIGGNHLIHTARENHDMTYIVFNNEVFGLTKGQTSPTSPKGHKSKTQPSGSAKTPIRPLSQSLNAGAGYIARTAAVNPNQAKEIIKEAIEYDGFAHIDFLTQCPTWNKDAKQYVPYIDIQESDDYEHDTTDREEAARMMFETENKLYEGEVLTGRYYVDDESPSYQAEKTALGEMPDEPLVERYFDDDYEWERSYDLLERHK; encoded by the coding sequence ATGAGTGCATTCAACGCGATCGGAGAGGAACGAGAGATCGACCGGGACGAGTTCACGCCCGGCAACGAGCCCCAGCCGACCTGGTGTCCGGGCTGTGGCGACTTCGGCGTCCTGAAGGCGCTGAAGCAGGCCCTGCCCGAGGTCGGCCGCAACCCCGAGGAGGTCCTGACGGTCACCGGTATCGGCTGCTCGGGCAAGCTGAACAGCTACCTCGACAGCTACGGCTTCCACACCATCCACGGCCGCTCGCTGCCCGTCGCCCGGGCCGCGAAGCTGGCCAACCCCGAGCTGGAGGTCGTCGCGGCCGGCGGCGACGGTGACGGCTACGGCATCGGCGGGAACCACCTGATCCACACCGCCCGGGAGAACCACGACATGACCTACATCGTGTTCAACAACGAGGTCTTCGGCCTGACGAAGGGCCAGACCTCGCCCACCTCCCCGAAGGGACACAAGTCGAAGACCCAGCCGTCGGGCAGCGCGAAGACGCCCATCCGACCGCTGTCACAGTCGCTCAACGCCGGCGCGGGCTACATCGCCCGGACGGCCGCCGTCAACCCGAACCAGGCGAAGGAGATCATCAAGGAGGCCATCGAGTACGACGGCTTCGCGCACATCGACTTCCTCACCCAGTGCCCGACCTGGAACAAGGACGCGAAGCAGTACGTCCCGTACATCGACATCCAGGAGTCCGACGACTACGAGCACGACACCACCGACCGCGAGGAGGCGGCCCGGATGATGTTCGAGACGGAGAACAAGCTCTACGAGGGCGAGGTGCTCACCGGTCGTTACTACGTGGACGACGAGAGCCCGTCCTACCAGGCCGAGAAGACGGCCCTCGGCGAGATGCCCGACGAGCCGCTCGTCGAGCGCTACTTCGACGACGACTACGAGTGGGAGCGCAGCTACGACCTGCTCGAGCGTCACAAGTAG
- the lrpA1 gene encoding HTH-type transcriptional regulator LrpA1, producing MSTESTADRILSVLEEDAQASYAEIADRAGVSKPTVRKYISQLEEDGVIVGYSADVDPKKLSSQSIALVGIDVASERYVEATRALKDLGAIESLYTSSGDHMLMAEVRAADGDELGDVIHDEVLSIDGVTAAHPSFLQERLK from the coding sequence ATGAGCACCGAATCGACGGCCGACCGTATCCTCTCCGTGCTGGAGGAGGACGCGCAGGCTTCCTACGCCGAAATCGCCGACCGTGCCGGGGTTTCGAAACCCACCGTCCGAAAGTACATCAGCCAGCTCGAGGAGGACGGGGTCATCGTCGGCTATTCGGCCGACGTGGACCCGAAGAAGCTCTCCAGTCAGTCCATCGCATTGGTCGGCATCGACGTCGCCTCCGAGCGCTACGTCGAGGCGACGCGGGCCCTGAAGGACCTGGGCGCGATCGAGTCGCTGTACACCTCCAGCGGGGACCACATGCTGATGGCCGAGGTGCGTGCCGCCGACGGCGACGAGCTCGGCGACGTCATCCACGACGAGGTGCTCTCCATCGACGGTGTCACCGCCGCGCACCCGTCGTTCCTGCAGGAGCGCCTGAAGTAA
- a CDS encoding SRPBCC family protein encodes MPVYSRRTVVDAPFQTVWDFHSDVAGLEALTPGFANLRVESVRGPDGESDPDVLETGSEIRMSMRPFGVGPTQRWTSVITERSEDAGAALFRDEMRGGPFRNWEHTHSFYAAGDRTVVDDRVEYRLPLGGLGDLGGPFAWIGFEPMFRYRHRRTKELLEP; translated from the coding sequence ATGCCTGTCTACTCCCGTCGCACCGTCGTCGACGCCCCGTTCCAGACGGTCTGGGACTTCCACTCCGATGTCGCCGGGCTGGAGGCGCTCACCCCGGGGTTCGCGAACCTCCGCGTCGAGTCGGTTCGGGGGCCTGACGGCGAATCGGACCCCGACGTGCTGGAGACGGGCTCCGAGATCCGGATGTCGATGCGGCCGTTCGGCGTCGGGCCGACGCAGCGCTGGACGTCCGTCATCACGGAGCGGTCGGAGGACGCCGGCGCAGCGCTGTTCCGTGACGAGATGCGCGGCGGGCCGTTCCGCAACTGGGAGCACACCCACAGCTTCTACGCCGCCGGCGACCGCACCGTCGTCGACGACCGCGTCGAGTACCGGCTCCCGCTGGGCGGGCTGGGCGACCTCGGTGGCCCGTTCGCGTGGATCGGCTTCGAGCCGATGTTCCGGTACCGGCACCGCCGCACGAAGGAACTCCTGGAGCCCTGA
- a CDS encoding FAD-dependent oxidoreductase, whose amino-acid sequence MTHVVVVGGGPAGLSAALFTAKNGLETTVYDMDGTWMHKAHLFNYLGIESEDGTEFVEEARKQVDGFDVDRQQGIEVTGVETTDDGFTVTTADDDAVEADYVVLATGANRDLAEDLGCAFTGEDVVEVDVTMETSVGDCYATGAMVRAEEWQAIISAGDGAAAALNILSKEKGEHFHDFDTPADAE is encoded by the coding sequence ATGACGCACGTCGTAGTCGTCGGCGGCGGTCCCGCCGGCCTGTCCGCCGCACTGTTCACCGCGAAGAACGGACTCGAGACAACCGTCTACGACATGGACGGCACCTGGATGCACAAGGCACATCTGTTCAACTACCTCGGCATCGAGTCGGAGGACGGCACCGAGTTCGTCGAGGAGGCCCGCAAGCAGGTCGACGGGTTCGACGTGGACCGCCAGCAGGGTATCGAGGTGACCGGGGTCGAGACGACCGACGACGGCTTCACGGTCACGACGGCCGACGACGACGCAGTCGAAGCGGACTACGTCGTCCTCGCGACCGGCGCGAACCGCGACCTCGCCGAGGACCTCGGCTGTGCGTTCACCGGTGAGGACGTCGTCGAGGTGGACGTGACGATGGAGACCAGCGTGGGCGACTGCTACGCCACGGGCGCGATGGTCCGCGCCGAGGAGTGGCAGGCCATCATCTCCGCTGGCGACGGCGCGGCGGCCGCGCTGAACATCCTCTCGAAGGAGAAGGGCGAGCACTTCCACGACTTCGACACGCCGGCAGACGCGGAGTAG
- a CDS encoding DMT family transporter, which yields MSVAARQYVESRPVVGLAVAVAAVSTSAPLVELSAAPSSVKAFYRVLFMTCLVAPVALRQSPGDFRRITSRDLGIAVVAGVALAAHFALWFASIDLTTIAASATLVQTQPLFVAVGAWLFLRDRVTRRTVVGIVVAVFGAALIGLDAGESATATDPLLGNVLAVVAAAMAAGYVLAGRSLRQRIRLFPYVTVVYGACTVVLFVTVLVEGHALFDYPPREYALFLAMAVGPGIFGHTVINWLLERVESAVVSVSLLGEPLGSALLALALFAEVPGVLTVAGGAVALVGIGITVWTRERDAADESATG from the coding sequence GTGTCGGTCGCAGCCCGCCAGTACGTCGAGTCCCGTCCCGTCGTCGGGCTCGCCGTCGCCGTCGCCGCCGTCAGCACCAGCGCGCCGCTCGTCGAGCTGTCGGCCGCTCCGAGCTCGGTGAAGGCGTTCTACCGGGTGCTGTTCATGACCTGCCTCGTCGCGCCGGTCGCGTTGCGCCAGTCGCCGGGCGACTTCCGGCGCATCACCTCCCGGGACCTCGGCATCGCGGTCGTCGCGGGCGTCGCGCTCGCCGCCCACTTCGCGCTCTGGTTCGCGAGCATCGACCTGACGACCATCGCCGCGAGCGCGACGCTCGTCCAGACCCAGCCGCTGTTCGTCGCCGTCGGCGCGTGGTTGTTCCTGCGCGACAGGGTGACTCGCCGGACGGTCGTCGGCATCGTCGTCGCCGTGTTCGGGGCCGCACTCATCGGCCTCGACGCGGGGGAGAGTGCGACCGCAACCGACCCCCTGCTCGGGAACGTTCTCGCGGTGGTCGCCGCCGCGATGGCCGCGGGCTACGTGCTCGCCGGCCGGTCGCTCCGCCAGCGCATCCGGCTGTTCCCGTACGTCACCGTCGTCTACGGGGCCTGCACGGTCGTGCTGTTCGTGACTGTCCTCGTGGAGGGACACGCCCTGTTCGACTACCCGCCGCGGGAGTACGCGCTGTTCCTCGCGATGGCCGTCGGCCCGGGAATCTTCGGTCACACCGTCATCAACTGGCTGCTCGAACGCGTCGAGTCGGCGGTCGTCAGCGTCTCGCTGCTGGGGGAGCCACTGGGGAGCGCGCTGCTCGCGCTGGCGCTGTTCGCGGAGGTCCCCGGCGTCCTGACGGTCGCCGGCGGGGCCGTCGCGCTCGTCGGCATCGGCATCACGGTCTGGACGCGCGAGCGAGACGCAGCCGACGAGTCGGCGACCGGCTGA
- the queC gene encoding 7-cyano-7-deazaguanine synthase QueC — translation MTDETTDTGDQYDTDEHPDHRRAVVLASGGMDSATAAYLAADRGYEVCLLHTSYGQNTQTREFESAEALSVELDAVVDFLHVETGHLQAVGGSSLTDDEVAVADADLDADEIPSSYVPFRNANLLSMAVSYAEAKDCDALFIGAHSEDFSGYPDCRPAFFDAFQTVVDVGTRPETDIAIEAPFVEWSKTDIAERGLELGVPYEHTWSCYRADAPACGTCDACAFRLQAFQRLGERDPIEYEERPSYVD, via the coding sequence ATGACCGACGAGACCACCGACACCGGCGACCAGTACGATACCGACGAACACCCCGACCATCGGCGCGCCGTCGTCCTCGCCTCCGGCGGGATGGACTCCGCGACCGCCGCGTACCTCGCAGCCGACCGGGGCTACGAGGTGTGCCTGCTGCACACCAGCTACGGCCAGAACACCCAGACCCGGGAGTTCGAGAGCGCCGAGGCACTGTCGGTCGAACTCGACGCAGTCGTCGACTTCCTCCACGTCGAGACCGGCCACCTGCAGGCAGTGGGCGGCTCCTCGCTGACCGACGACGAGGTGGCCGTCGCGGACGCCGACCTCGACGCCGACGAGATACCCTCGTCGTACGTCCCGTTCCGGAACGCGAACCTGCTCTCGATGGCGGTCTCCTACGCCGAGGCGAAGGACTGCGACGCGCTGTTCATCGGTGCCCACAGCGAGGACTTCTCGGGCTACCCCGACTGCCGCCCCGCCTTCTTCGATGCCTTCCAGACCGTCGTCGACGTGGGGACGAGACCGGAGACCGACATCGCCATCGAGGCCCCGTTCGTCGAGTGGTCGAAGACGGACATCGCCGAGCGCGGCCTCGAACTCGGTGTGCCGTACGAGCACACCTGGTCGTGCTACCGTGCCGACGCGCCGGCCTGTGGCACCTGCGACGCCTGTGCGTTCCGGCTCCAGGCGTTCCAGCGCCTCGGCGAGCGGGACCCCATCGAGTACGAGGAGCGCCCGAGCTACGTCGACTGA
- a CDS encoding 7-carboxy-7-deazaguanine synthase QueE: MPVTSDVTRAADGDGDLPINELFYSLQGEGGLAGVPSVFVRTSGCNLRCWFCDSYHTSWDPTHAWMDVDDIVEAVAGYDRADHVVVTGGEPLLHDAVVDLLHELDDRGYHTTVETNGTIHRDAPIDLASVSPKLANSTPTAERDPAGEGEWAERHERDRIDINTLSRLVADYDHQLKFVVTDEADVRDVEDLLVRLRDRARVPIHDDDVLLMPEGATRERLAETRDRVAELALAHGYRYTPRLHVDLWNDAPET, translated from the coding sequence ATGCCCGTCACCAGCGACGTCACCCGAGCGGCCGACGGCGACGGCGACCTCCCCATCAACGAGCTGTTCTACTCGCTCCAGGGCGAGGGCGGCCTCGCGGGCGTCCCGAGCGTGTTCGTCCGCACGAGCGGCTGCAACCTGCGCTGCTGGTTCTGTGACTCCTACCACACCTCGTGGGACCCCACTCACGCCTGGATGGACGTCGACGACATCGTCGAGGCCGTCGCCGGGTACGACCGTGCGGACCACGTCGTCGTCACCGGCGGCGAGCCACTGCTCCACGACGCTGTCGTCGACCTGCTCCACGAGCTCGACGACCGGGGCTACCACACGACCGTCGAGACGAACGGCACCATCCACCGCGACGCACCCATCGACCTCGCCTCCGTCTCGCCCAAGCTGGCGAACAGCACACCGACGGCCGAGCGCGACCCCGCCGGCGAGGGCGAGTGGGCGGAGCGTCACGAGCGTGACCGCATCGACATCAACACGCTCTCCAGACTCGTCGCCGACTACGACCACCAGCTGAAGTTCGTCGTCACGGACGAGGCCGACGTGCGCGATGTCGAGGACCTGCTCGTGCGGCTCCGAGACCGCGCCCGGGTACCGATCCACGACGATGACGTGCTGCTCATGCCCGAGGGCGCGACGCGCGAGCGACTCGCCGAGACCCGCGACCGCGTCGCCGAGCTGGCGCTGGCACACGGCTACCGCTACACGCCACGGCTGCACGTGGACCTCTGGAACGACGCCCCCGAGACGTGA
- a CDS encoding 6-pyruvoyl trahydropterin synthase family protein, with the protein MTGVALERDRERVELADTERTLYVGRDRPIRLSAGHRIQHHDGKCSRPHGHNYEVTVRLTGTLSDEGWVVDKGDVTDVLEAFDHRFLLEANDPLVEAFESTGDGDGIVVLEHPPTAEVMSACFEAELEARLPDNVTDVAVRVAETSELCGGGF; encoded by the coding sequence ATGACTGGAGTAGCCCTCGAACGCGACCGGGAGCGCGTCGAACTCGCCGACACCGAGCGGACGCTCTACGTCGGTCGCGACCGGCCCATCCGTCTCAGCGCCGGTCACCGGATCCAACATCACGACGGGAAGTGCTCGCGACCACACGGCCACAACTACGAGGTGACCGTCCGCCTGACCGGGACGCTCTCCGACGAGGGCTGGGTCGTCGACAAGGGCGACGTGACCGACGTGCTCGAGGCGTTCGACCACCGGTTCCTGCTCGAGGCGAACGACCCGCTCGTCGAGGCGTTCGAGTCGACCGGCGACGGCGACGGCATCGTCGTCCTCGAGCACCCGCCCACGGCGGAGGTGATGAGCGCCTGCTTCGAGGCCGAACTCGAGGCGCGACTCCCCGACAACGTGACCGACGTCGCCGTTCGCGTCGCGGAGACGTCGGAGCTGTGCGGTGGCGGCTTCTGA
- a CDS encoding ArsR/SmtB family transcription factor translates to MSTGRWAEQGTGVDERDLLEALGNKYSAEILCAAQSPASAQELSDEMEIPIATCYRRIEELVEAGLLECEGRQLSEEGRRTNVYRRTLDELAVDFSETVPSFSCKERSEAKNRIQDQME, encoded by the coding sequence ATGTCTACTGGACGATGGGCTGAACAAGGCACTGGGGTCGACGAGCGGGACCTGCTCGAGGCACTGGGCAACAAGTACAGCGCGGAGATACTCTGTGCGGCGCAGTCGCCAGCATCGGCGCAAGAACTCAGCGACGAGATGGAGATCCCGATAGCGACCTGTTACCGCCGTATCGAGGAGCTCGTGGAGGCGGGGCTGCTCGAGTGCGAGGGCCGGCAGCTCTCGGAGGAGGGTCGACGGACCAACGTCTACCGACGCACGCTCGACGAACTCGCGGTCGACTTCTCCGAGACGGTCCCCTCGTTCTCCTGCAAGGAACGCTCGGAGGCGAAGAACCGCATCCAGGACCAGATGGAGTGA
- a CDS encoding chemotaxis protein CheW, with translation MSADLPDELLDVEVEADAEDLDPDATTERPDDAPREQEDEETERFVVFHIGEKLFAVSVDAVKSIVKIPERTRVPRTSPAIDGIMDLRGEITAVIEPRVHFRIDADPAPFERQRIIVFDRTADKQGVGIRVDGVDGVEMFPLRQIVPGDHATSADASHPLVDAVIRRVEDGDVTERIGLLDIKGLIKASGQDATA, from the coding sequence ATGTCTGCGGACCTGCCCGACGAACTTCTGGACGTCGAGGTCGAGGCCGACGCCGAGGATCTCGATCCCGACGCGACGACCGAGCGCCCCGACGACGCCCCACGCGAGCAGGAGGACGAGGAGACGGAGCGGTTCGTCGTCTTCCACATCGGCGAGAAGCTGTTCGCCGTCAGTGTCGACGCCGTCAAGAGCATCGTCAAGATCCCCGAACGGACCCGCGTCCCCCGGACCTCACCAGCCATCGACGGCATCATGGACCTCCGTGGCGAGATCACCGCCGTCATCGAACCCCGCGTCCACTTCCGCATCGACGCGGACCCCGCACCGTTCGAACGCCAACGCATCATCGTCTTCGACCGCACCGCCGACAAGCAGGGCGTCGGAATCCGGGTCGACGGCGTCGACGGCGTCGAGATGTTTCCACTCCGACAGATTGTCCCGGGCGACCACGCGACGTCCGCCGACGCGTCGCACCCCCTCGTGGACGCGGTCATCCGCCGGGTGGAAGACGGCGATGTCACCGAACGTATCGGACTGCTGGACATCAAAGGGCTCATCAAGGCGTCGGGGCAGGACGCTACGGCCTGA